The Roseisolibacter agri genome contains the following window.
CGCGTCGCGCTGTTCGGCTGGTTCGCGCTCGCGTTCGCGCTCCTGGCGGCGCAGCGCCTGGCGCTGATCCTGTTCGAGGTGCCGCCGGACGCCTTCCCGTGGAGCCACGTCGTGCGGCTCGCGGCGTTCCTGCTGATCCTCACGGGGATCGCGCTCCAGAACCGGGCGCCGCGCGGCTCGCGCTGAAGCGGGCGCCGACGCGGCGCGGGCGGGCGTGAGCGGTCAAGCACGGGCGGGAGGCGGCCGACACTGGGAAGGACAGTGACGCGTGGCCCCCGCCCCCTCCGGGCGGTGTCGCGGCGTGTCGTTCCCGCCCGTGCATGTCCACGCCCGCCCTCCTGCTGCGCGACGTCGCCCGCCTGGTCCTGCTCCTCCGCGCCGAGCGCGCCGAGGCGGACCTCCGGCGCGCCGCGCTGCGCACCGCCGTCCGCACGGCCCGCCACGTCTCGCTCGACCTCGCGGTCGACGGGCGGACGCTGCGCGTGAACGGCGTCGCGCACCTGGGCGCGACGGCGGAGGAGCAGGCGCTCGTGACGACGCTGCGCGAGGCGCGCATCGCGCGGCTCACCGTGCGCGCGGGCGCGGGCGTGCGCGACGTCGCCCACCTCGCGGGGCTGCTCGCCCACGCGGAGGGCGCGACCGGCACGGCGCTGGTGCGCGA
Protein-coding sequences here:
- a CDS encoding DUF5985 family protein, whose product is MRDTTGLMLAVAGALAMGYALAALFFTRFWRRTRVALFGWFALAFALLAAQRLALILFEVPPDAFPWSHVVRLAAFLLILTGIALQNRAPRGSR